GATGCCGGTCTGCGCCCGGCCGAGCACCAGCGCATGGATATCATGCGTGCCTTCCAGCGTATTGACTGTCTCGAGATTCATCAGGTGGCGGATGATGTGGTACTCATCCGAAATGCCGTTGCCGCCGTGGATATCCCGGGCCGCGCGCGCGATATCGAGTGCCTTGCCGGCGCAATTGCGTTTCAGCAGCGACAGCATTTCCGGCGTCGCCTTGCCCGCGTCACGGAGGCGGCTGACATGCAGGCAGGCGAGAAGGCCGATCGAGATTTCCGTCTGCATGTCCGCGAGCTTTTTCTGGATCAATTGATTGGCCGCCAGCGGCCGGCCGAACTGCTTGCGATCCATGGAATACTGCCGTGCGGCGTGCCAGCAGAATTCGGCCGCGCCCATCGCGCCCCAGATGATGCCGAAGCGCGCATTGTTGAGGCAACCGAACGGCCCCTTCAACCCCTGCACGCCCGGCAGCAGATTTTCCTCCGGAACGAAAACATCCTCCATGAAAATCTGTCCAGTGGGCGATGCCCGCACCGAGAACTTGTTCTCGATCTTGGCGGTCGACAGACCCGCCATGCCGCGCTCCAGAATGAAGCCGCGGATGATGTCCTGATCGTCCTTCGCCCACACCACCATGATGTCGGCGATCGGCGCATGCGTGATCCAGGTCTTGCCGCCGGTGAGCCGATAGCCGCCGGGCACCTTCTTCGCGCGCGTCTTCATGCCGCCGGGATCGGAGCCGTGATCTGGCTCCGTCAACCCGAAGCAGCCGAGAATCTCGCCCTTCGCCATCGCGGGCAGATATTTCTCCCGTTGCGCTTCCGAGCCATAAGCATAGATCGGCACCATCGACAGCGTGGTCTGTACGCCAAGCGCGGAACGGAAGCTCGTATCCACGCGTTCGAACTCGCGCATGATCAGCCCGTACGACACATAGCTGATGCCCGCGCAGCCGTAGCCGTCGATGGTTGCCCCGAGAAAACCGAGATCGGCCATTTCCTTCATCACCGTTCTGTCGAACGATTCATCCCGGTTGGCTTCGAGGATCCGCGGCATCAGATGCGACTGCGCATAGTCGCGCGCCGTGTCGCGGATCAGTTTTTCATCCTCGTTCAGCAGATCCTCAAGCAGCAGCGGATCATCCCAGTGGAACGCCCCGCCCGTCAACGTCACGGTGCTGGCATCGACCGGCTTGCTTGCAATCACTGAATCCATGGGATCACCCTCTTTACAATACGGCGCTCACATCAGGCCGTCGCCGCTCAGCTTCCCGGCAACGCGTGGACCTCAGGAAAGAACAGATCCTTCCAGCTCGCGGGCGTCTTGTTGACAAGGCCGACCTGCTTCATGAACGCCGCATACTTCATGATGTTCTTCGGCGTCGTGGTGTATTCGGTGTGCGGGTGATTGATGATCTCCAGCGTGTCCTTCAGGGATTCCTTGTTGTCGGTGCTCTTGACGTAAATCTCGGCGGCTTGCTGCTTGTTCTTATTGATGAAGTCGATCGACTCCTGGAATGCATCGAGAAACGCCTTGTAGACCTTCGGATTCTCTTTGTGGAACTTGCTGGTGGTCCAGACCACTTCGCAGGTCGCGGGGCCGAGCACATCGTACGAATCAAGCACCTTGTGGATGCCCGGTTTTGTCAGTTCCTGAAAATTGTAGGGCGGCGAAGCAAAATGACTATCGATGGCGCCCATGTTGGACAGCATCTGCGACATCGCTTCGGGATGCGCCAACGTCACGCCGTTCTTGTCGAGGCGGCGGGCCTGATCCGGGCCCCACTCCTTCGAGGCGGCCATCTGCAACATGATCGCCTGGATCGAAATGCCCGCAGCGGGCATCGCGATGCGATTCTTGTCGGTGATATCCTTGATCGTCTTCACCGAAGGGTCGCGCGTATTCAGGTAGATCGGCAACGAGTCCATCGCCGCGACGCCTTTGACGTCCAGATTGCCCTGCGTCTTGCTCCACAGGATCAGGAACGGAGGCACACCGCCCGAGGCGAAATCGAGATTGCCCGAAATCAGGGCCTCGTTCATGACGTTGCCGCCCGTCATGCGCTGCCATTTGACGGCAAGGTCAGGAATGCCGGCCTTGGCGGCATGCTTCTCCATCAGCTTGTTCTGCTCCATGATAATCAAAGGCAGAAACAGCAACCCATACTGCTTCGCGATGGTAACCTGGCTTACCTCGGCGCGCGCCGGCGTCTGATTGATCGTGACGCCGACGAGAGCAACGGAAGCAAGCAAAGCGGCCTTGGCAGCGAAACCTTTCAACCAAAGAGACGTTTTCATCCTACTCTCCCGATAAATGTGCGTTTATTGCGCGCGGTTCAGCTACCCGGCAGCGAGTGAATTTCCGGAAAGAACAAGTCCTTCCAGCTCTTCGGCTTCTCCTTGATGGACCCCATCCGGTACATGAAGTCCGAGTATTTCGTGATGTTGTGCGGCACGATGGTGAATTCCATCGACGACTTGTCGGTGAGCATCATCACCAGTTCGTCGATCGAATAAGCCTTGTTGCGATCCGCATCCTGAAAGATCTGCGCCCCTTTTTTGGGGTCCTTGTTGATCAGATTGATCGCGTCCTTGTAGGCGGCGAAGAAGGCCGCATACAGCTTCGGATTCTCATCGTGAAATTTCTTCGTGGTCCAGATCACGTTGTTGGTGCTGGGGCCGCCAAGAACTTCATAGGACTTCAGCACGGTGTGGATGCCGGGCGTCGCGATCTCTTTATAATAGTAAGGCGGCGCGGAGGCGGCGCTGTTGATTTCGCCTGCTCCCGACAGAAGCGCGGCGCTGCCTTCGGCATAAGAGCGCGAAGTGGTCAGCGGTTCGAGCTTGTAGGCATTGCCGGGGCCGAACGCCTTCTCGGCGGCCATCTGCAACACGATCGCATTGACCGATACCTTCACCGCAGGCAACGCGATGCGGTCCTTGTCGGTGAAATCCTTGATCGTCTTGACGTTCGGATTTCGAGTATTGATGTAGATCTGCGAGGTCGTCTGGGCGGCGACGCCGCGAACCTGACCGTGGCTCTTGGCCCAGAGCGTAATCAGCGGCGCGACGCCACCCGAAGCAATATCGAGACTGCCCGACAGCAATGCGTCGTTCATGACGTTGCCGGCGGCGAACTTCGCCCACTCCACCTTGATATTTTTAAGACCCGCCGCAGCCGCGTGTTTTTCGATAAGCTTCTCGTGCTCCATCACAGCCAGCGGCAGATAGGACAAACCCGGTTGCCGGGCCAGCCTGATTTCGGATACTTCCGCCGCCGCCGGTTGCAAGGAAAACGCAACCGCCGTCAACGATAGGCACGCCAACGCAATTCGCCGTACGTTCATGGTATCCTCCCTGTGTGTGGTGGCCGCGCCCGTTTTGGTGTGCTTGTCTGCACTGGGTCGCGGCCTGTCGGTCAAATCATCAAGATCTCTCCAGAACCATTGCAATTCCCTGCCCGACGCCGACGCACATGCTGACGACGGCGCGTTTGGCGTTGCGTCGTTGCAGTTCGCGCGCTGCCGTCAGCACGAGACGCGGGCCGGATGCGCCGAGCGGGTGTCCGACCGCGATCGCGCCGCCGTTGGGGTTGACGCGGTCATCCTTCGCATCGACGCCAAGCTGCCTGAGGCAAGCCAGCACCTGCGCGGAGAACGCCTCATTGATCTCGATCACGTCCATCTCATTAAGCGACATATTGGCGCGCTTCAGCGCTTTGTGGATCGCGGGCACAGGGCCAATGCCCATCACGCGCGGCTCGACGCCGACGCTCGCCGCCGACAGGATGCGGACGAGCGGCGCGCTGCCGGCGCGTTCGCCTGCCTCGCGCGAGCCGACCGTCAGGGCGACCGCGCCATCATTGATACCCGACGAATTGCCGGCGGTGGTCACGCCGCCTTCATGAATAGCCCGCAGCCCCGACAGCGATTCAAGGGACGAATCCGCGCGCGGAAATTCATCGGCGGCCACCGTGGTCTGCGTCCCCTTTTTCGGGCCCGCGACCTGGATCGAAGCGATCTCCCCATCGAAGAAGCCCGCCGTCTTCGCGGCCGCATAACGCTGCTGTGAACGCAACGCGAACTGATCGACTTCGTCACGGCTCAACTGATGCTCGCGCGCGAGATTGTCCGCGGTCTGCGGCATGGTGTCGGCGCCGAACTTCTTTTCGATCTCGCGATTCGGAAAGCGAGAGCCGACAGCGGAATCGAAAATCTTCATGTCGCGGGAAAACGCTGCTTCAGCCTTGCCCATCACGAACGGCGCGCGGCTCATGCTCTCGACGCCACCAGCGAGGAACAGATCGCCTTCGCCCGCGGTGACCGCATGCGCCGCGCTGACAACCGCCCCGAGGCCACTGCCGCAATTGCGCTGAATCACGGTACCGCCGAGATCGACAGGAAAACCCGCCATCAGCGATGCATGGCGCGCGACGCACCGGCTGTCCTCGCCCGCCTGATTGGCGCAGCCGACAATGACATCCTCGAACTGCCCGGCCTTGAACTTGCTCCGCGCCATCAGGGCCTGCATCACCTGCGCCAGCAGATCGTCAGGACGAATCCGCGCCAGTCCTCCCGCCTGCCGGCCGAAAGGCGAGCGCACTCCGTCATAGATATAAGCGTCCAACATCCGTCTCTCCTTTGGCGCCATGCGCCTCAATCTTGCAGCGTCAACGAAACGCCAAGCTCCGCGCGGCGCGTGAGCCAGAGGTTCGAGCGGTAGCGCGGGTCGTCATATCGCCGCTGCATGTTGTTCAGGATCTTGAGCAGCGTTCCGGCGCCCAGTGCATCGCCAAAGCCCAGCGGACCGTGCGGATAACCGAGGCCGAGCTTGACCGCCTTGTCGATGTCGCTCGCCGATGCAGTGCGGTTCTGCGCTATCGATGCGCCGATGTTGGCGATCATCGCAACGATGCGCTGGGCGATGAAGCCGGGGCTGTCGCGCGTCGCGGTGACGGCAACGCCATCGCTGCCAAGCAAGCTCCGCGCCGCATTGATGTAGGAAGATTCAGTCACCGGCGTCGACATGATGGTGCGGCGCTTGCCGAGATCGAACAGCGTATCCACCGCGACAACGCGCCTGGCATCCAGCCCCTGCTCCACCGCGCTGTGGGTTGCATCGTCACCGAGAGGCGTCACCAGACAGAGCGCAGCAGACGACGGCTTCGCGCCATCCTCTATCTTGACGTTCAGCGTCTTCAACAGCGCGAGCAGCTTGTCCGCCTGTTCCGGCTCAAACCTGCTGACCCAGACCGGGCAGGATGACGGCGAAGTATTCGCCGCCTCGGCAGCAAGAGGCGCGTCCTTCTGTTCGCTGTAGTCATAGAAGCCGCGCTTGGTCTTGCGGCCGAGCATCCCTGCATCAAGACGACTCTGCATCAGCACCGAGGGCCGATAGCGCGGCTCATGATAGAATTGGCGATAGATCGCATCCGTCGCCGGATGGTTCACATCGAGCCCGACCAGATCGAGCAACTCGAACGGCCCCATGCGGAAACCGACCGTTTCGCGCATGACAGCATCGACATCCGCGAAGGTCGCGATACCTTCGGACACCAGATGCGCGGCTTCCAGCGTGTAGGCGCGACCGACCTGATTGACCAGAAAGCCCGGCGCATCCTTGATCCTGACCGGCTCGCGTCCCATGCGGCGGCCGACATCCATCAGCGCATCGCCGACATCAGGCCGCGTCTGCAAGCCGTCGATCACCTCGACGAGCTTCATCGCCGGCACAGGATTGAAAAAGTGGAATCCTGCCACCCGCCCGGGATGGCGGCATTTCGACGCAATCGTCGTGATCGACAGCGAGGAGGTGTTGCTCGCGATAATGCAATCGTCCGAGACGATACTTTCAAGCTGGGCCAGTAGTGCTTGCTTGACATCAAGCCGTTCGATGATCGCCTCGATCACGAGGCGGCACTCGGCGAATTGCTCCACACTCTGGGCCGGCTTGATGCGGCCGAGCGCCCGATCCATCGCAGCCTGATCTATCGTGCCTTTCTCAGTCAGGCGGGCGAGCGCTTTTTCGATGGATTTGACGGCATCTGCAACAGCTTCCGGACGCGTGTCCGTCAGCAGCACGGTCATTCCGCCCGTTGCCGCAACCTGGGCGATGCCTCGTCCCATGGCACCGGCGCCGATCACGCCAATCACCAGATTCTCTTTTGGCAGAACGCTTTCCACCCGCATCTCCCTGTTCCGCTTACGTGCGGTTTTCTAGGCCGTCCGTTTAACCGGACTGCTGTTTTCAAAAAGGAGACTAGGAAGCGGCCGAACGCATATCCAATTTATATTTGATATGCCCTTCATTCACGGTGATGATAAGTTGGAATGCCAGATGTGATACTGGGCCGGCCCATTATTCAGAACGCGACGCATCCGGGACATATTGATGAATCTGCGGAACATCGATCTCAATCTGCTGACGGTGTTCGATGCCATCTTGAGTGAACGCAGCCTCACTCGCGCCTCAGCCAAGCTGAACATGACCCAGCCCGCGCTGAGCAATGCATTGGCGCGGCTTCGCACCACTCTCGACGATCAATTATTCGTTCGCACCGCGCAGGGGATGATGCCGACGGCGCGCGCCAAGCAACTCGCGGCCCCGATCCGTCAGGCACTCGACCTCATCCAGAACGGATTGCGGAAACAGGAAGCATTCGAGTTTGAGACCGCGACACGGAAATTCGTCATCGCCATCAGCGACTATGGCGAAGCCGTCATCATGCCGCGCTTCGTCGATTGGCTCGCCACCGTCGCCCCTCACATCCAAGTGCAGATCAGGCCGGAGCTTGGGCGCCAGATCAAGGAAGAGCTTCGCGACGGTTCGATCGACCTCGCGATGGACTACTTCCGGATTGAAGGTGACGAATTCCACAACATCCATGTCATGGACGAGCATCTCGTCTCAATGGTCCGGCAGGATCATCCGACAATCAGCGACCATCTGAGCATCGAGGATTACCTGTCGATCCCCCATGTCATGCTGAAACAGGATAAGCCGATCGTCGACGTCGTTCTCAAGAAGCACGGGTTGGCGCGCGATGTCGCGTTGCAGGTGCCACACTTTCTCTCGATGCCGCTGATCGTGCAGAAAACCGACTTCATCTGCACGCTGCCGAAACGGATGGCACTGGTTTATGCAGACTTCTTTCGCACCAAGGTGATGAAGACGCCTTTGGAGTTTCCCAACATTCCGATCTATTTCATGTGGCACCAGTCGGTCGATGACGATCTCGGCCACCGCTGGCTGCGCAACGCCCTCGCCGAACTCTGCCACCGCCTGTGAGGCCGGCAGGTCGATGGCCCTTGCTCCATGATCGGCGGGTCAGGCAAGCCGATCAAAGCCTTCCTGGAATGCGCCCCGGGAGAGGCCGGGTAAGACGCCGTAGATATATTTGAGAGAATATTTCTCCCCACGATGTGGCCTTAGTGATATGCACGTCTCCGTGGATCCGTTCTTTGGCTTGTTTCATTCCATTTTATGGAACAATTACGGAAGACTGCGACAAGCAAACTGCTGCAACAGTCCATTGCAGCCCGTAAGGTACTGAAATGAATTTACATTCTCGCGCCTTCGAGGCTCCAACCGAGTCGCAGAAGAAGAAAGGGCTGAAATGGTGGGAAACCGGCACGCGCCCGGACTACCGTTTTTCGCTCGCCAATGAGCGCACCTTTCTCGCCTGGATCAGGACCTCGCTCGCCATTGTTGCCGGAGCGGTCGGAATCGATCAGTTCGCTTCCCATCTCGGCTCCGCACAATTGAGGCTCATTCTCTCAATCATCCTGCTTCTGGTGGGTGGATTATTGGGAGGCGTCGCCTATACGCGATGGGCGCGCGCGGAACGCGCGATGCGCCATGAGACCGACCTGCCGCTCAGCTTCCTGCTTCCTTTTCTGGCCCTGTTCACGGCGCTCCTGTCTGTGGGACTGGCCTGGCTCATCATCGCTTTCGATTGAGTTAGAGGAATACGATGCTCGGCAGGGATCCCGGTCTTCAGCCGGAAAGAACCGGCCTCGCCTGGTCCCGCACGGGCCTGCTGGCTCTCATCGTCGCATCCCTCTCGATCCGCATCGGGCTATCTGCCACCGCGGCATTTCATCTGCTCGCGGCATTACTTCTGGCCGCGTTGGGTTGCGCGAGCCTGCATCGCGGCCGCCAACGATCGCGCTGTACGGCCAGCGAACAAATCGTCACCAGCACAAGCCGAAAATATCTTCTGGCGGCATCAACCATCGTCGTTATCGCTTCCGCGATTCATGCGGGCACGCTGCTCGCACGACTCCTGAAATAGACGAAGATATTCCGGTCGCGACCGTTCTTATTTAAATCAGCAGCAACATAGTTGGGCAGCCGGGCGACCTCGGAATGACCATCTTCGTCTTCTTGCCGTGATCGCGGCCCTGATGATCGTCGTGTGCGTCATCGCCATGGGCGCAGGAATCCTGCGCTTCGCCCGGTGTCGAGATCGGAACAGACCACCGTGTACGGTTAAATCCGCCGGTTCTGTTCATCGACGAGAACGACCGATGGCTTAAATCCACGGGCCTCTTCGCTATCGAAACCGGCATAGGCAACGATGATGACCTTGTCTCCGGTCATCGCCAGACGCGCGGCTGCTCCGTTAAGACCGATAGTGCCCGAGCCGGCCGGAGCCTCGATGACGTAGGTCGAAAATCTGGCGCCAGTATCGATGTTGAAAATATCGACCTTCTCGTTGATAAGAAAACCGGCGGCCTCGATAAGATTACGATCAATCGAAATCGATCCTTCATAATGCAAGTCCGCTTCGGTGACCCGCGCGCGGTGAATCTTGCCTTTCATCAAAGTCACTTGCATTGAACGTCTCCTGAAGATCGCGGGCAGCCCGTCATAGCCCCATGCAACGGGGCTTACCCATGACCAGCCATCAAGCTGTTGATGTGCTATATAGCGGGGAACCCCTCCGAAAAAGGCCCAGAATCGAGCATATCGAGGCTATCGGGAAGAATTCGCAGGTCGCCGCCGGCTGCTTTGACATAAGCCTTTTTGCGCGTCCAGCACAGAAAAATCCGCCCATCCGCTGGCTCTGCCGGACATGGATTTTCGCGCCATCAACCGCCGCGCACGCGCCTTGCGGCCTCCGCGATCCGCGCGAGCTTGGTCTCGGCGGGGACTGCTGCGCAGATCGGATTGTCGGCAAAGGTCGCGAAACCGCAATCGGGATGCAGCAGCACGCGATCCGCGCCGAACAGATTCACCGCCTGCCTGATCCGCACCTCGACATCATCGCAGCATTCCACGTCGGCGCATTTCTGGTTGACGACGCCGACGCCGATGCGGGCCTCAGTCGGCAAAGCACGCAACAATTCCATCTCGCCCGCGCGCGGCGTGCACATCTCCAGAAGATACGCGCCGACCTTCATCGCGCCGAGCGTTTGCAGAAGCGGCTCATAGCTGCCCGCCAGCGCAACCGATTCATCCGGCGTCCAGTTGCCGCGACACATATGCACCGCCGTCCGCTCGCGCGGCATCCCTTCGACCACCGCGTTCATCAGGTCGCGCGCGAAGCCCAGCTCATGCTCCGGGCCACGGGACTCCGACAGCGCGCCGCACATGAAGCTCGGCCTGCTTTTCGGGCCGCTGAACACCACTTCAGACAACACCGGCTCGTCGAACTGCACCAGCGCGACGCCCGCATCGATGAGATCGGCCAGTTCGGCGCGCAACGCCGTGACGATATCTTCCGCCAGTTCCTCGCGGGACTGATAAGCCCGCTCCTGCAAGCATTCCATCCACATCGTGCGCGTCAGAAGATACGGCCCCGGCAGCGCGATCTTGATCGGCTTGTCGGTGATGGTGGAAAGGAAATCGAACTCATGCAGCGCAAGCGGGCGGCTGCGGCTGATGCGCCCGAAGATCGCCGGATGGCGAACGTCCGCCGCGGGCACGTCGAGCGCGCGCAGTTCGCGCTCGAATTCCTCGGGATCATCCACCAGCGGCAACAGATCGGTCAGCGGAATCAACTGGCAATTGTCGAGCCGGGTGGCAACGAAGCTCGCGTAACTGTCGCGGCGCTGCTCGCCGTCGGTGACGATATCGACGCCTGCCCGCTCCTGCGCGGACGCTGCAAGGCGCACGGCGTCATCGGCGGTCTGATGAAACGCCGCTTCATCGAGACGGCCCTCGACGTAGGCATGCATCGCATCGACCATCCAGCGCGGGCGCGGCCAGCTTCCGATGCCCGTCACGGCGAGCGGCGGAATCGCGGGCGCGGGTTTGCGCACAGGCGCCGCTGCGGGTTGCGCCATTGGCGCGGAAACTTTCGCGACCGTCTTTTCGTCAGTCTTGCCGTGCTCGTCGAACTTGCCCTTGCAGATCAGAAAGCTGCGCTGCTTGCCGGTCTTGGTGAACGACACCAGATCGTTCGAGGTGAGGCGGCACCACGCGGGCAGATCCTCGTCGACCGAAATCTCGGTCGAGAGAATCTCGAGAAGCTGGCCCTTCGCCATTGGATCGATGTGCTTGCGGATCAGCAGCAAAAGCCCGTTGCCGCAATCCAGATCGCCGCCGTCGAAGCTGACGTCGGAAGGGAAAGGATGGACTTGCGGAGTCGCAGCGTCGGTCATGATGATTATCTCACACGGATGTCGGATCGGCAGAGGCCGGATTCTGGGAACCATACAGGGTTTCGTACGCCGCCTGATCGAATTTCGCGCTCGGCACGTCGATGACGATGCGGCCATACGACAAGCCGATGATGCGGTCGGCGTAGGCGCGCGCGAAATGCACCTGATGCAGGCTGCATATCACGCCAACGCCATCCGTACGTGCAATGCCGCGCAGCAGTTCCAGCACGCCTGCGCTGGCGTTCGGATCGAGGCTCGCGACCGGTTCATCGGCAACGATCAGGCTCGGCTGCTGCGCCAGCGCCCGCGCGATCGCGACACGCTGCTGCTGGCCGCCGGACAGCGTATCGGCGCGCTGCCCGGCTTGCGCGAGCAGACCGACGCGATCGAGACATTCCAGCGCCAGCAGCCGGTCAGCACGGGTGAAGCGCCGCAGCCAGCCGCGCCAGGCCGGAACGTAACCGAGCCGCCCGGCCAGCACGTTCTCGAGCGCGGTCAACCGGTTCACCAGATTGAACTGCTGAAACACCACGGCAAGCCTTCGGCGCGAGTGAGCACGCATCGCGGCGATGTCGTTGTTGTCGATCCGCACGCTGCCGTCATCGGGTGCAAGCAGACCGGTCATGCAACGGAACAGCGTGGTCTTGCCCGCCCCGCTCGGCCCGAGCACCGCGACGAACTCGCCGTCATGCACGTCGAAGCTGACCTGCGCGATGGCGGCGTGGCCATCGAACGCTTTCGTCAGACCTGCGATTTTCATCCGGCAACGACCCGGCTGGCTTTCCATTGCACCAGAGCCAACCGGCATATCCATGACCTGCATCGTCTCCGCCATGGTCACACCAGCCGCTTGCGCAACCAGCCGGACAATTGATCCAGCGCGGTAACGACAACAAGGATGACGGCGATGATGGTGAACAGGCGCGGGAAATCGAGCAGGTCCATGCTGTTCTTCAATTCCTGCCCGATGCCGCCTGCACCGACCACCCCGAGCACGGTGGAGGCGCGGACGTTGAACTCCCACCAGAACAATGTCGTCGACAGCATCACCGGCAGCACATCCGGCACCAGCGCATAGGCGATGGACGTGAAACGCCCCGCGCCCGTGGTGCGCACGGCTTCCAGCGGCCCAAGATTCACATTCTCGATATGGTCCGCGAAGAATTTGGCCGCGCTACCCCAGGTATGCAGCGCGATGCCGAGTACGCCCGCGAACGGACCAAGCCCGACGGCGGCGACAAACAACAAGGCAAACACGAAGGAGTCGATGCCGCGCAACGCGTTCAGGAACCATCGTGCCGGATAATACAGGCGCGGCCATGGCGTGATGTTGCGGCTGGCAAGAACCGACATCGGGATTGCCAGAATGGTCGCCACCGTGGTGCCGATGGCGGCCATCGCGACGGTTTCTGCCGTGCGTAGCGCGAACAGCGGCAGCTCGTCGAGTTTCGGCGGCCAAGCCGTCATGATCCAGTGGGCAAGCCGTGGCAGTCCCGTCGAGAGTTTCGCGAGATCGATTCCGGCGAGATTCCACGACACCGCGTAGAAGCCCGCGACGATACCAACCATCGCCCAGAACTTGACGCGCGTTCCCGTCGAGCCGCGACGGGCGGCATCGAGATCGTCGAGCGCGCGTTCTGCCCTGCTGATCGTCATGGTCCCGACTCTAAATCACGGCGGGCCGCGGCAAAGCCGCGACCCGCATCTCAGACATATTCATGACCTGTCAGGTCTTCGGCTTGATCTTGCCGACCGCGATGCCTGCCTTCTCGATCATCTCGTAGGAGGCGTGGGTAGCTGTGACGAAGCCGGTGTAGCGCGGCGGCAGCAGCGTCTTGGCCTGCTCGACCGTGATCGCGGCCAGAATCTTCTGCACCTGGGCCCCAAGCTCCTTCGGGGCGCTCGCGGGCAACACGATGGCGTCGTTCGGCAACGGGTCCGAAGTCCAGATGATCTTGTTGGCGCCTTCCTTCACCTTGCCGCTCGCGATCATCGCATTGCGGTTGCGGTCGAAGTCGGTCGCCATATCGACCTGCCCCGAACTCACCGCGATCTCGTTGGCGGCATGCGTCGCGCCGTCAGTGTACTTCCAGTAGGTCTTGGGATCGATCTTCCAGACCTCCTTGGCGTAGTAGCTCGGGATCAGCCAGCCCGAGGTCGAGCCGACGTCAGCAAAGGAAATCGACTTGCCTTTGGTATCATCGGGAAATTTCGAAATCTGCAAGTCCGGACGCGCGATGATGATCGCATAATAGACCGGCTTGTCGTCGTACTTCACGGT
The nucleotide sequence above comes from [Pseudomonas] carboxydohydrogena. Encoded proteins:
- a CDS encoding YidH family protein, with amino-acid sequence MNLHSRAFEAPTESQKKKGLKWWETGTRPDYRFSLANERTFLAWIRTSLAIVAGAVGIDQFASHLGSAQLRLILSIILLLVGGLLGGVAYTRWARAERAMRHETDLPLSFLLPFLALFTALLSVGLAWLIIAFD
- a CDS encoding ABC transporter substrate-binding protein gives rise to the protein MKTSLWLKGFAAKAALLASVALVGVTINQTPARAEVSQVTIAKQYGLLFLPLIIMEQNKLMEKHAAKAGIPDLAVKWQRMTGGNVMNEALISGNLDFASGGVPPFLILWSKTQGNLDVKGVAAMDSLPIYLNTRDPSVKTIKDITDKNRIAMPAAGISIQAIMLQMAASKEWGPDQARRLDKNGVTLAHPEAMSQMLSNMGAIDSHFASPPYNFQELTKPGIHKVLDSYDVLGPATCEVVWTTSKFHKENPKVYKAFLDAFQESIDFINKNKQQAAEIYVKSTDNKESLKDTLEIINHPHTEYTTTPKNIMKYAAFMKQVGLVNKTPASWKDLFFPEVHALPGS
- the panD gene encoding aspartate 1-decarboxylase, with the translated sequence MQVTLMKGKIHRARVTEADLHYEGSISIDRNLIEAAGFLINEKVDIFNIDTGARFSTYVIEAPAGSGTIGLNGAAARLAMTGDKVIIVAYAGFDSEEARGFKPSVVLVDEQNRRI
- a CDS encoding acyl-CoA dehydrogenase codes for the protein MDSVIASKPVDASTVTLTGGAFHWDDPLLLEDLLNEDEKLIRDTARDYAQSHLMPRILEANRDESFDRTVMKEMADLGFLGATIDGYGCAGISYVSYGLIMREFERVDTSFRSALGVQTTLSMVPIYAYGSEAQREKYLPAMAKGEILGCFGLTEPDHGSDPGGMKTRAKKVPGGYRLTGGKTWITHAPIADIMVVWAKDDQDIIRGFILERGMAGLSTAKIENKFSVRASPTGQIFMEDVFVPEENLLPGVQGLKGPFGCLNNARFGIIWGAMGAAEFCWHAARQYSMDRKQFGRPLAANQLIQKKLADMQTEISIGLLACLHVSRLRDAGKATPEMLSLLKRNCAGKALDIARAARDIHGGNGISDEYHIIRHLMNLETVNTLEGTHDIHALVLGRAQTGISAFN
- a CDS encoding DUF202 domain-containing protein, encoding MLGRDPGLQPERTGLAWSRTGLLALIVASLSIRIGLSATAAFHLLAALLLAALGCASLHRGRQRSRCTASEQIVTSTSRKYLLAASTIVVIASAIHAGTLLARLLK
- a CDS encoding 3-oxoadipyl-CoA thiolase — encoded protein: MLDAYIYDGVRSPFGRQAGGLARIRPDDLLAQVMQALMARSKFKAGQFEDVIVGCANQAGEDSRCVARHASLMAGFPVDLGGTVIQRNCGSGLGAVVSAAHAVTAGEGDLFLAGGVESMSRAPFVMGKAEAAFSRDMKIFDSAVGSRFPNREIEKKFGADTMPQTADNLAREHQLSRDEVDQFALRSQQRYAAAKTAGFFDGEIASIQVAGPKKGTQTTVAADEFPRADSSLESLSGLRAIHEGGVTTAGNSSGINDGAVALTVGSREAGERAGSAPLVRILSAASVGVEPRVMGIGPVPAIHKALKRANMSLNEMDVIEINEAFSAQVLACLRQLGVDAKDDRVNPNGGAIAVGHPLGASGPRLVLTAARELQRRNAKRAVVSMCVGVGQGIAMVLERS
- a CDS encoding 3-hydroxyacyl-CoA dehydrogenase, which codes for MESVLPKENLVIGVIGAGAMGRGIAQVAATGGMTVLLTDTRPEAVADAVKSIEKALARLTEKGTIDQAAMDRALGRIKPAQSVEQFAECRLVIEAIIERLDVKQALLAQLESIVSDDCIIASNTSSLSITTIASKCRHPGRVAGFHFFNPVPAMKLVEVIDGLQTRPDVGDALMDVGRRMGREPVRIKDAPGFLVNQVGRAYTLEAAHLVSEGIATFADVDAVMRETVGFRMGPFELLDLVGLDVNHPATDAIYRQFYHEPRYRPSVLMQSRLDAGMLGRKTKRGFYDYSEQKDAPLAAEAANTSPSSCPVWVSRFEPEQADKLLALLKTLNVKIEDGAKPSSAALCLVTPLGDDATHSAVEQGLDARRVVAVDTLFDLGKRRTIMSTPVTESSYINAARSLLGSDGVAVTATRDSPGFIAQRIVAMIANIGASIAQNRTASASDIDKAVKLGLGYPHGPLGFGDALGAGTLLKILNNMQRRYDDPRYRSNLWLTRRAELGVSLTLQD
- a CDS encoding LysR substrate-binding domain-containing protein, encoding MNLRNIDLNLLTVFDAILSERSLTRASAKLNMTQPALSNALARLRTTLDDQLFVRTAQGMMPTARAKQLAAPIRQALDLIQNGLRKQEAFEFETATRKFVIAISDYGEAVIMPRFVDWLATVAPHIQVQIRPELGRQIKEELRDGSIDLAMDYFRIEGDEFHNIHVMDEHLVSMVRQDHPTISDHLSIEDYLSIPHVMLKQDKPIVDVVLKKHGLARDVALQVPHFLSMPLIVQKTDFICTLPKRMALVYADFFRTKVMKTPLEFPNIPIYFMWHQSVDDDLGHRWLRNALAELCHRL
- a CDS encoding ABC transporter substrate-binding protein; the protein is MNVRRIALACLSLTAVAFSLQPAAAEVSEIRLARQPGLSYLPLAVMEHEKLIEKHAAAAGLKNIKVEWAKFAAGNVMNDALLSGSLDIASGGVAPLITLWAKSHGQVRGVAAQTTSQIYINTRNPNVKTIKDFTDKDRIALPAVKVSVNAIVLQMAAEKAFGPGNAYKLEPLTTSRSYAEGSAALLSGAGEINSAASAPPYYYKEIATPGIHTVLKSYEVLGGPSTNNVIWTTKKFHDENPKLYAAFFAAYKDAINLINKDPKKGAQIFQDADRNKAYSIDELVMMLTDKSSMEFTIVPHNITKYSDFMYRMGSIKEKPKSWKDLFFPEIHSLPGS